The genomic interval cacagagaaaccctgtctcgaaaaaccaaccaacaaacaaacatcagatctgagggcccagagagatggctcagcaattaagagcactggcggccCTTCTACAGCCCACACAGAGGCTAAGAGCccctttaactctagttccagagggatctgacaccctcttctggcctctgcaggtactgcatacatgtacacaaacacatgcaggcaaagcacttaaACACATTAAAACCTGTATATATCAGATCTAGAAGgctgggggtatggctcagtACAGTGCTTTCCCCAGCGTGCAAGAAGCCATTGTATGAACCAAACGTGGTGGTCTGTGCCTGTAACACGAGCATTTAgagagaagaagcaggaagatcacaggttcaaggcctTATCTAGGCTACATGGGATCCTGgctatggaagaagaaaagagatggtTCTCAAAATGGATggcgaggggctggagagatggctcagaggtgaagagcactgactgctcttccagaagtcccgagttcaattcccagcaaccacatggtggctcacgaccatctataatgagatctgatgccctcttctagcctgcaggtgtacatgcaggaagaatactgtatacataataataaactaatttttaaaaaatggatggcGTGTCTGGAACCTTCTTAACGGGATCCTCAGGCCTTGGTGTTTCTTGTTTCTCCAAAAcagtatgggggaggggcagtaggAGCAAGGGATGGGGGAGTTTCTCCTGTGGGCAGGTTTCATTGCTGGCTCCCACATCTAGCAATACCAATAAAATGGATGATAATAATTAAGACTGTATAATCaccatgtgtttgtttattcCCAAGAAGcctcctttccctgcctcccatcATTACTAATCCCATCCTTATAAGATGGTGGGCGTTAACTATGCTCTAATAAAAGGCAGTAACTGCCCGTGTTTCCACCCCCACAGCCCTGGGGTAGCTTGGCTTGCACCCTTACCTCAAGGAGGGGGTTAGGGGAGGTACTGATCGCCTTATTTTCAGAAGGAGCGACTGAGACAGGCAGCAGaagtcacaaagaaagaaaccctatgtataaaacaaacaaacaaacaaactcccacAGTCTTCTTTGTAGCATCCTCCCTTCTTGCAGGGGTACTCATCTTACCAGGGTAACTTCTTTAGGCTCAAGTCCCCTCCTAGGGCCACTTGTAGCTGGCTGCTGCTGATTTCCTAAGAAAATTGACCACACCACCCATTTAGCCCCTGGCCAGCAATAAATACCACTCGGTAACATTGGGCCATTTACATCACTgagtacatttctttctttttttttttttccatattttatttaatttttaatttatgtgcgttggtgtgagggtgtcagatcttggagttacagacagttgtgagctgccatgtggttgctgggaattgaacctgggtcctttggaagagcagggagtgctcttaaccactgagccacctctccagaccccagACCCCTGagtacatttcttaaaaaaaaaaaaaaaaaaaaaaaaaaaaaaaaaaaaactttgcaaaGATTAAAACCATAGGtgaatcagagaagcttcttgcagtagaGAGTTGACACCACTGGACAACATGAAGAGAGTGAGCGACTATGGAGCAGTCGGACCTAAAAAGGATGTCGTCTGCGTCACATCCTCCCTTCAAGGTTCAGGGATCTCTGCAAAAGCcaggacagaaagattgtaagaaccttCCATGAGAGAGTGTTTTCCAgacctatgaactcacagagactgtgacagcatgtgACCTGCACAAGCTCAATCCAGACAAAACCTCAGCATGAAGGACCGGAGGCAGGCACAGGTCTCATGCCAAGCCAAGAAGCAATTCAGAGCTGCTGTCTGCAGGATGAGGGAAAGTTAGTGCTGCTGGAGAGAGCAACTGCACTCCAGACCAGCTCCGCAGTACTTAGCCAACACAAATCAGACTCCATGGttttgcttggtgtgtgtgtgtgtgtgtgtgtgtgtgtttcttttattgaaaatagatcggggggggggtgttctgggcagtagtggtgcacacctttaatcctcgcacttgggaggcagaggtaggtggatctctgagttgaaggccagcctgggctacaggagttccaggacagccaggactacacagagaaaccctgtctcaagaaaaccaaggtgaaaacaaacaaaaaaaaaccaagatgatgatgacgattatgacaacaataataatatactCACGTTTCTCAAATGTTATATCGCTCCAGTATGGTCAACCTTAATCTCATCGTTTgacacaacagcagcaacaaccaaTGAACACAGAAGCACCGCAAAACAGCGAGTGCTGACTTTAGAATTCTCTGGGATATTTATATCTACTCAGAAACAGGTTGAATTTCAAACTACTGGTAAAGAAGACATGGGTGAGCCTGGATCTTCACTCAGTCTCTCAAGATGTTGGGGTCAGACTGCCCAGGCCTGTGAATCTGGCAAAGCTGTTTTAGTGGAACCCTGAAGCCCACCGTTGGGAGGATGGATTCCCAGCcccactcttccctcctttctctcactGGACTGCTAGACTACATGGATGGTGGATCAGACTAGAAACTGCTTCCTCTCGGCCAAGCACTCTTTTTATGCTCTatcttatttccttttgtttgtttgcgacAGTCTCTTGATGTATCTGTAGCCCGGCCTGGGCTGGTAattcttctccctcagcctcaaGGGTTCATGCGTTCGCCACCTCACCTAGCTAGGAGTCCGGGTTATTTttgttcctctctttctttctgttgtgacTTCCCACCTGCTAACCTTTCAGATCTGGAAGACTATTCGACCAGTGGCCCCACTTCCGAGATGCGCGTAGCATTGCCGCTTTAAGGGACAGGCGTTTGGTGTCACTGACCTCGTCCCGCCCCTCTGAAGGCTTCATTGCGCCTGCGCCTCACGCTTGAGCGCTGGGGTTGGGCAGGACCAGGTTCCGTGCAACTTTCAAGTGAGTTACAAACTCCGCCCCGGAGGCTGGTGCTGGTGGTCGAACTCTCTGGGACCCCGGCGGCCGAGAGAACGGAGATCCGGACCTGCCACCCGGACCCGGAACTATCAGCCGCGCCCTGGACGGGCGGACGCGCGGTTCTCCGCGGTAGGAACTGTGGGACCGAGCCGCCAGGATTCGGCGGCGCGGGGCGGAGGAACGCACTGGCCTGCCTTGGTCCTAAGGCGGCTTCCTCCGCAAGGCCCTACTGGTTTTGGGTTCGCCAtactcccagcactgtgggatCGGAGTCAGAGTGGTGACTTCTGCCTACGCCGTGGGACAGGTGTACCGCAACACCACTCGGCCCCTTGCCCCAGCTCCTGAGCGAGCGTCCCTCCGGTAGTCTCTTGGGGTCATCCCCCAAGGCTGTCAGAATGGTGTCCTGGATGATCTGTCGCCTGGTAGTGTGAGTATAGCCCCTGTGAGACACCCCCTCCCCTTATCCCCGAGTGCCAGCCTGCCTTTGGGTGGAAACTGGAAAAGAAGGGAAATTTGGTAAAGAAGGGAATTTTCTGAACTCCatgacttcctccccctccccccccaccccgcacccacACACAACTGGTCCAGGAGGTCTGAACGGGACCTGGTCACTGCGTTTCCACCTTGCAGCCTTCTGGAATTAAAGGGACCCTTCTTACATGCTCACTGCAGACAGGTGCAGGCAAGGCTCAGGCCCTTTGCCACCCACAGCCCTGTGAGAAGGTGATAGGTGCAGCTGTGGGCGGAGAATCCAGGTGCCTTCCcatgtgagctgccacatgacCTTGGAAGTCTACCCCTCACTTTTTGGATATTCCAACAGCTGGCTCAAATGTCCCTTACTGCATCCTGGTGGCCCTGTGCCTGATTTCATGTAGTGGGTGGGGACAGCCTGGTGTTCTCACCCACCTTGTTGTGTGTTCTCAGTCTGTCCCTGTACCCATGGGCCACCAGTGCAGGCCTGGGCAGGCTTGGGATGTTTGTAAACAGCCAGGTGGGGAGGCAGCCTCCGGGGCACTGACTCAGTCACCCTGGGTTGTGCAAACCAAGCGGGAAAAACAGGGCAGGCACTACCATCTCACACCCTGGTCAGGGGCAGCAGCTACCACCTGGCAGGGAGAGGGTGAGGCATGGTGCCCCTTACACGTCCTATGGCTGCTGTGTTCCAGGCTCATATTTGGCATGCTGTATCCCGCGTATGCTTCCTACAAAGCTGTGAAGAGCAAGAACATTCGAGAATATGTGAGCGCAAAGTGTTGGTGGGAGAGCTTCGCTCGCTACTTCTACTGTGGCGTCAGGGAGGGGGTGGCAGGACctggtggtgatgggggaggggctgggctggCCTCTCTCGGAGGGTCTTGTGGGTGAAACACACTGGGTGCGGGCACCCAGAATGAAAAGCAGTTTCTGAGGGGTTCCTGTCTAAGCAGATGTGGGGAAATGTGGCAAGCAATGCAGTGGGACAGGCTTTCAGGAATTTCTGTCTGTGGGTTGGGCCAGCTAGGGGCAGGCGCTAGCACCTCAGGcccccaagctgagctcttgtgCACTCTGGCCCCACAGGTCCGCTGGATGATGTACTGGATTGTCTTTGCAATCTTCATGGCAGCAGAAACCTTCACAGACATCTTCATTTCCTGGTTTGGCATAAGGACTGGCAGACCACGGGGTTGGGAAGGCTTACCCACTACCTGGCAGCTGGCTCACACAAACTCCACCCCTTGCACCCACAGGTTCCCTTTTTATTATGAGATCAAGATGGCCTTTGTGCTATGGCTCCTCTCGCCTTACACCAAGGGGGCCAGCCTGCTTTACCGGAAGTTTGTCCACCCATCCCTATCCCGCCATGAGAAGGTACCCCTTGGGGGAGGTTGAGGAGGAATGCAGAAGGGCGTGTCGGGGAGAGGGTGTGTCAGAGAGGAAGCCCTGTGTCTCAGGTTCAGGGAACTGAGATGCCTGGGTCTTACTTCCTGTTCCACTGCAGTTTTGCTATGGGACCACAGTAGGGGTTGGCTCTCCCCGTCTGCCTGGATGACACATGTGAATGACCTTTAAGGGTGTGCATGCCAGCAGGAAGTTATGTGGACATGGAAAAATGGACGGGACACTCACTGAGATGTGGAGTGGGTGTATGGGCGGCGAACCCTGCTGCTATTTCCTGTTACGAGCATATACCTGTGGCTCCTGTGTCCTAGGTAGACGTGGGCTAGGGATTATGAGAACCAGTAGCTTCTTGGGGGTCTGATCTGAGCTCTCCTCTCTGGGTCTGCAGGAGATTGATGCATGCATTGTACAGGCCAAGGAGCGTAGCTACGAGACCATGCTGAGTTTCGGGAAGCGGGGCCTCAACATCGCTGCCTCggctgctgtgcaggctgctACCAAGGTGCTCTGGGCCCCGGTGCTCACAGCATCAGCCCCACTCCCAATATCGTTGAGGTGGACCAGTTCTGAATCTTGTGCCCCAGTGATTAGCTGAAGGCCAGCTTCCCTGCTAAAACCCTTCCCCCTTGTAGCCCTCCCCCCACAGTTAATACAGAGCCTCCCATCCCTCACCTCCTAGAGTCAGGGTGCTCTAGCTGGAAGGCTGCGGAGCTTCTCCATGCAAGACCTGCGCTCTATCCCtgacacccctgcccccacctaccAAGATCCTCTCTACTTGGAAGACCAAGTACCCCGTCGCAGACCCCCAATTGGTAAGAGGCAAAGGGATCCAAAGCAGACCTGGGAAGGTCAGCCTGTCTGAGGGTGAAGGGAAAGCTGGGAGTGGCCCTACCCAGGCTTGTATAGATACTCAGCTTTGCCATCCATGGCCTCTCTTCCACAGGGTACCGACCAGGTGGCCTGCAGGACAGTGACACAGAGGATGGCTGTTGGTCAGACAATGAGATAGCCCCCCAGCCACCTGTCCGGACCCGAGAGAAGCCTCTGAGCCGCAGCCAGAGCCTTCGGGTGGTCAAGAGGAAGCCATTGGTGCGAGAGGTCAGTGTGGTGGAGGGACTGTGTGTGAGGGTGGTCGGTTGAGATGCCATGCTCACACCACTCATGGTGTATTGGCTTTCTCTCCCCAAGGGCACCTCACGCTCCCTGAAGGTCCGAACCCGGAAAAAGACCATACCGGCAGACATGGATAGCTAAAGCATGCAGATTTGGGCCATCTTACCTCTGGAGCCAGCAGGGCACCATTTGCTGCTACACCAGCTACCTGGGCTCTGCCCCTTTCGGCTTCTGCAGCTGCCTAAGGGGCACATGGTGTGGTACCCTCATGGGGATGCACCCACAATATACCAAAGCAGGCCAGGCCCAGGGGCCTATTTATTGCCTTCCTCAAACATGGGACCAGAACCCCACTAGTCCCTATAAGTGAAATCAAGAGCCCAACCACTTGTGTAAATTCCCTCTTGTCCTTCAAAGTACTTGACAGCCTTTTCCAaggcgtgtatgtgtgtgtgtgtgtgtgtgtgtgtgtgtgtgtgtgtgtgtgtgtttcatgttgGTAAGTGAGGTCAGGCTTGtgaatgtttttataaataaataccaaaCAGTGCTTGGTCTCCCCTGATTTGTCTCGTCACTTTTCATATATCATATGACAACCCACTGCAGGCTCTGGTAAAAGGGCGGGGAGACTGCCAGGAGATCCCTGTGTATCAACAAACTGTCATCACAGCAGCAAGGGTCCTCAGAGTTGCACCTAGGGACTGGCCTTGAAGAGAATTCAAGAGTCAGGAAGTCAGTATTGGCCCTTACAGGAAGAGGCAACGGCTTGGAGAGGGTGCAGAAATTATGCTGAGCAAACCTGGGAAGGCAGCTTAAGTCTTCCATGAACCTGGAGTAAACATTCACGAACGATCAGGGTGAATTTGCACTCTAAGCCACGAGAGGGCAGCAGCTGCCTGGGACCAGCCTGCCCCCACCTTCCAGGTCAGGGTGGGCGGGGCCCAGAGACTAGCCAAAGCCTCACCCTGCTGGGGCCTGGCGGCTGATGGGCCAGGCCAAAGGAATGATGCCGAACCCAGCGTGGCCAATGGTAGCCTTTTCCTGTTGCTCCTTGCTGATCTGTGGCCTGCTCCGTCCACAGACCCCAGACTCTTGCCCAGGATTGGCTCTAATCCATCTCCTTCCATCCTTGGGTCATCTGTCCCTGAAGTCGGAGCCACATGGTGCCCAGGGGTGCTCCGCCCTCCCACCCCATCTGCCCTTCCTATCCACTTTGGAGTAAAGAGTGCTCGGTTGGAGGGAAAATACGGGCTGCTAAACTGGAGTGGCCTGTGAGGCTTAACTCTTGGTGGAGGGATTATCTGGGTTTTATTGGAGGGAAGGCACTTAATCTGTGTGGCTGATTTAGCCTCTCACGGATTGGGATTCCCTCTGATTGTGATGCTGATCTGCCGCTTCATTAATTCACTCAAAAGATGTGCAGCTACCTACTGTAGGGGTGAGAAGACATGGAAGCGGGTACAACTGTAATCCCCATTTCCCAAATAGGCACATAAAGGGCAAATGGCCCAAGGTGGCCTAGCTAGCAAATGGCAGGATTGGGCTTTGGAccaggcagcctggctccagAGTTGATGTTCTTAATCACTATTCAGTAAGTGAGCTGTTCCTTGCCTGGGAGGCACTGAGAAGGAGCCTGGCACGTATGGAATATTTGTTGCATGCCTGACCTTGCGCTGGCTATTTCACGGAGATGGTTTCCTTGAATCCTCTCTAACAGGGCCAGTGTCCATTTCACAGGTGAAAAGGCTTTCTCCTCTACAGTGGTACTGCTTGGAAAGGTAGGCAAGGTTGCTTGGTCCTCCCAGCAGACCTGTTGAAGCCACTGTCCCCAGGGTCTGCAAAGCCCATACGTGCACTCTGccgtctctctccttccttccccatgccACTTTGTCCTCCTACCCCCAACTCACACATCTTTTTCAGAGCCCTCTGCAGGAGAGCCTCTGCCTTGCTCATCTGGCATTCCTACCATCACTGCTCATGAAGGGACTTCTGTTTTCATCTTGacgaatatatatttttttttcctgtccctcTTTTGTCGTGACTTCAGAGCCAGCCTTATTTTACTGTTGTATCCCAGCCCAGAAAAAGTGGTTGAACTAAGGTGAGGTATTTTTATAACTGTGTGATTTGGTGCTGAAATCCTGCATATTGTCTGGCTTCTGTCCTCAAGCATCACTCCAGGAAGCTCTGGGAACCCTCTCTAGCTCCCCAGCCCAGGATTAGAAATCATGGAGTCATGTGTCTCCATGTTCATACCTCCAAACATGGCTCCTAGCTTCAACCCAAGGCCTGACACCTCAGAAGCCTGAAGGACAATGGCTACCAAACCAACACATACATCAAATGTTTTAAACCTCTTCAGGATGGAAGTGAATCTGTTGCTTTGGTGTCTGTACCCCGTGTCACCTCAGTTCCACCATATAGCTTTTTCCAAACACCAGTGTCTCTGATATGGCTAAGTGAATGGCTGGCTAAAATTGTATGGCCACCAGGgtcaggaatggtggtgcacgcctttaatcccagcacttgggaggcaggggcaggcagattgctgtgagttcaaggccggcctgctctacaaagtgagtccaggacagccaaggctacacagagaaaccctgtctcaaaaaaacaacaaaacaaaacaaaacaaaaaacgttgTATGGCTGCCAAGGCGTCCTGAAGCCACAGAGGGAGAAGTGAGTAGGAGTCCCAGCTGTAAGCATTTCCAGGCCAGTATAAATGTGAGTCTGAGACTTGGGGCACTGGGTGgcacctaaatgttcctcagagcgcctctgcctctctgagaacCACCCAGACACACCTACACTATCCACCTCTGGAGAGAGTCCCTAACCCACCACTCATCCTCCAGCCTGGCCTCTTTAAGGGAGGGGGTCAGGCTTTGTTGCTACCTTCCAAGGGCCACCGATTTTCTATTTGATACCAGTGTGCCTAGTCTCCCCACATAGGATCAAGGTTGGAAAGGACCTGACACCATCAAGGCTAATCCTTAGCACataccttctttttctcccccccccccccagggtttctcagtgtaatagtcctggctgtcctggaactctctttgtagattaggctggttAGCACACACCTTCCGTGGTGTCCCGGTCCCATTCACTCCTCAGCCTTTCCTACCCTTCCTGGACTATTACCATGACAGCTAAGGCTTCTTTCTcacattcctttctctttctgcctcacctCCTGTCATCCCTTTAGCCCTCTGCTTCTGGCTCCATTGCTGTCCCTCTGACCTGTGGCCCTTCATTGTCCTAGTCACTTTCCTCTTTTCTGACTTCTATGTCACAACACACAGGAACCCATGGCTGTATTTCTAGCTGTTACTCTCAGCAGCATACTAAGCCTCTAGATTCCCCCtaccccactccacacacacatggggcCTGAATTGGGG from Acomys russatus chromosome 18, mAcoRus1.1, whole genome shotgun sequence carries:
- the Reep4 gene encoding receptor expression-enhancing protein 4 — encoded protein: MVSWMICRLVVLIFGMLYPAYASYKAVKSKNIREYVRWMMYWIVFAIFMAAETFTDIFISWFPFYYEIKMAFVLWLLSPYTKGASLLYRKFVHPSLSRHEKEIDACIVQAKERSYETMLSFGKRGLNIAASAAVQAATKSQGALAGRLRSFSMQDLRSIPDTPAPTYQDPLYLEDQVPRRRPPIGYRPGGLQDSDTEDGCWSDNEIAPQPPVRTREKPLSRSQSLRVVKRKPLVREGTSRSLKVRTRKKTIPADMDS